A window of the Acidovorax sp. YS12 genome harbors these coding sequences:
- a CDS encoding M3 family metallopeptidase produces MSNPLLDFQDLPLFDRIAPDDVAPAVDALLAAANAALERVTAPDFPADWNAIARELDVATERLGRAWGAVSHLNSVADTPALRAAYNEALPRVTEFWTRLSSDERLYAKYKAIAPASLNGEQRQALHNAVRNFVLSGAELQGTAKERFAQIQERQAELSQKFSENALDATDGYAYYASAAEIAGLPADVAQAARAAAEADGQDGYKLTLKMPSYLPVMQFADHAALRERLYRAYVTRASDQAEGEARRFDNTALIQEILALRQEEARLLGYANFAEVSLVPKMAQSPAQVIAFLRDLARRARPYAERDVADARAFAAEHLGITGPQAWDWPYISEKLKEASYAFSEQEVKQYFTAPKVLAGLFKIVETLFDVAIRPDAAPAWHPAVAFYRIERGGQLLGQFYLDQPARAGKRGGAWMDDVRTRWLRPDTGALQTPVAHLVCNFAEGVDGKPALLTHDDVITLFHEFGHGLHHMLTQVSERDVSGIGGVEWDAVELPSQFMENFCWEWDTLRHMTAHVHTAEPLPRALYDKMIAAKNFQSGLATLRQIEFALFDMLLHTEHDPAQDVMPLLWRVREEVAVLQPPAFSRTPHTFSHIFAGGYAAGYYSYKWAEVLSADAYAAFEETVRPDGTPDPATGRRYREAILEAGGSRPAMESFKAFRGREPTLDALLRHQGMAG; encoded by the coding sequence ATGAGCAACCCTCTCCTCGATTTCCAAGACCTGCCGCTGTTCGACCGCATCGCCCCGGACGACGTGGCCCCGGCGGTGGACGCCCTGCTGGCCGCCGCCAACGCCGCACTGGAGCGCGTCACCGCGCCGGACTTTCCGGCCGACTGGAACGCCATCGCCCGTGAACTCGACGTGGCCACCGAGCGGCTGGGCCGTGCCTGGGGCGCCGTCAGCCACCTCAACAGCGTGGCCGACACGCCCGCGCTGCGCGCGGCCTACAACGAGGCATTGCCCCGGGTCACCGAGTTCTGGACGCGCCTGTCCTCGGACGAGCGCCTGTACGCCAAGTACAAGGCCATCGCCCCCGCCTCGCTCAACGGCGAGCAGCGCCAGGCGCTGCACAACGCAGTGCGCAACTTCGTGCTCTCCGGCGCCGAGCTGCAGGGCACGGCCAAGGAGCGCTTCGCCCAGATCCAGGAGCGCCAGGCCGAGCTGAGCCAGAAGTTCAGCGAAAACGCGCTCGACGCCACCGACGGCTACGCCTACTACGCCAGCGCAGCCGAAATCGCCGGTCTGCCCGCCGACGTGGCCCAGGCCGCGCGCGCCGCCGCCGAGGCCGACGGCCAGGACGGCTACAAGCTGACGCTGAAAATGCCAAGCTACCTGCCAGTGATGCAGTTCGCCGACCACGCCGCGCTGCGCGAGCGCCTGTACCGCGCCTACGTGACGCGCGCGTCCGACCAGGCCGAGGGCGAGGCCCGGCGCTTCGACAACACGGCGCTGATCCAGGAAATCCTGGCACTGCGCCAGGAAGAGGCGCGGCTGCTGGGCTATGCCAATTTCGCCGAGGTGTCCCTGGTGCCGAAGATGGCGCAGTCGCCCGCCCAGGTCATCGCCTTCCTGCGCGACCTGGCGCGCCGCGCCCGCCCCTACGCCGAGCGCGACGTGGCGGACGCGCGCGCCTTCGCCGCCGAGCACCTGGGCATCACCGGCCCACAGGCCTGGGACTGGCCCTACATCTCCGAAAAGCTCAAGGAAGCGAGCTACGCCTTCAGCGAGCAGGAGGTCAAGCAGTACTTCACCGCGCCCAAGGTGCTGGCGGGCCTGTTCAAGATCGTCGAGACCCTGTTCGACGTCGCCATCCGCCCCGACGCCGCCCCAGCGTGGCACCCCGCCGTGGCGTTCTACCGCATCGAGCGCGGCGGCCAGTTGCTGGGCCAGTTCTACCTCGACCAGCCCGCGCGCGCCGGCAAGCGCGGCGGCGCCTGGATGGACGACGTGCGCACACGTTGGCTGCGCCCCGACACCGGCGCGCTGCAAACGCCCGTGGCGCACCTGGTGTGCAACTTCGCCGAGGGCGTCGATGGCAAGCCCGCGCTGCTGACGCACGACGACGTGATCACCTTATTCCACGAATTCGGCCACGGCCTGCACCACATGCTCACGCAGGTGAGCGAGCGCGACGTTTCCGGCATCGGCGGCGTGGAATGGGACGCTGTGGAACTGCCCAGCCAGTTCATGGAGAACTTCTGCTGGGAATGGGACACGCTCAGGCACATGACGGCCCACGTTCATACTGCCGAGCCGCTGCCGCGCGCGCTCTACGACAAGATGATCGCGGCCAAGAACTTCCAAAGCGGCCTGGCCACGCTGCGCCAGATCGAGTTCGCGCTGTTCGACATGCTGCTGCACACCGAGCATGACCCTGCGCAGGACGTCATGCCCCTGCTGTGGCGCGTGCGCGAGGAAGTGGCGGTGCTGCAGCCGCCCGCGTTCAGCCGCACGCCGCACACCTTCAGCCACATCTTCGCGGGCGGCTACGCGGCGGGCTACTACAGCTACAAGTGGGCCGAGGTGCTCTCGGCCGACGCCTATGCCGCCTTCGAGGAAACGGTGCGCCCCGACGGTACGCCCGACCCGGCCACCGGCCGCCGCTACCGCGAGGCCATCCTCGAAGCCGGCGGCAGCCGCCCGGCCATGGAATCGTTCAAGGCCTTCCGGGGCCGCGAGCCTACACTGGATGCCCTGCTGCGCCACCAAGGCATGGCGGGCTGA
- a CDS encoding glutaredoxin family protein has translation MHISFPLAAVLAASALAGTAVQAQQVYRIVGPDGKVTFSDRAPDTQLAPTATRGGGAPAADAGLPYELRQVATRYPVTLYTSNDCQPCNSARNLLVGRGVPFSERTITTSEDVEAFKRISGGTSLPFGTIGGQQLQGFSDAEWTQYLDLAGYPKQSQLPASYRRPAAAPLVAVVEKKAPAPAPEAAPRPEPAPAAPARTPANPAGIIF, from the coding sequence ATGCACATCTCCTTCCCCCTGGCGGCCGTGCTGGCCGCGTCGGCGCTGGCCGGCACGGCGGTGCAGGCCCAGCAGGTCTATCGCATCGTCGGCCCGGACGGCAAGGTCACATTCTCCGACCGCGCCCCGGACACGCAACTGGCCCCGACCGCCACGCGCGGCGGCGGCGCGCCCGCGGCGGACGCGGGCCTGCCCTACGAGCTGCGCCAAGTGGCCACGCGCTATCCGGTCACGCTCTACACCAGCAACGACTGCCAGCCCTGCAACAGCGCCCGCAACCTGCTCGTGGGCCGGGGCGTGCCGTTCAGCGAACGCACCATCACGACCAGCGAAGACGTCGAAGCCTTCAAGCGCATCTCGGGCGGCACCAGCTTGCCGTTCGGCACCATCGGTGGCCAGCAATTGCAAGGCTTCTCCGACGCAGAATGGACGCAATACCTCGACCTGGCCGGCTACCCCAAGCAGTCGCAACTGCCTGCCAGCTACCGCCGCCCGGCGGCAGCGCCGCTGGTCGCTGTCGTGGAGAAAAAAGCCCCGGCGCCTGCACCGGAAGCGGCACCGCGGCCTGAGCCAGCGCCTGCAGCACCCGCTAGGACACCGGCCAACCCCGCAGGCATCATCTTTTGA
- the rpiA gene encoding ribose-5-phosphate isomerase RpiA, with translation MTTPASSSSLTQDELKALVGQAALRYVVPGEIVGVGTGSTVNKFIDALAAMKGQIKGAVSSSVASTERLQALGIPVFDANAVQSLSVYIDGADEIDGHGFMVKGGGAALTREKIVAALARRFVCIVDESKRVQTLGRFPLPVEVIPMAAQQIARRFAAMGGQATLRLKDAQPLVTDNGQHILDVRGLAIADPLAFESEVNQWPGVVTVGVFAHQKAAVCLMGTAQGVQTLEY, from the coding sequence ATGACGACACCTGCATCCTCTTCCTCCCTGACCCAAGACGAACTCAAGGCCCTGGTAGGCCAGGCCGCGCTGCGCTACGTGGTGCCCGGAGAGATCGTCGGCGTGGGCACGGGCTCCACGGTCAACAAGTTCATCGACGCCCTGGCCGCGATGAAAGGGCAGATCAAGGGCGCGGTGTCCAGCTCCGTGGCCAGCACCGAGCGCCTGCAGGCACTGGGGATTCCCGTGTTCGACGCCAATGCGGTGCAGAGCCTGTCGGTCTATATCGATGGCGCCGACGAGATCGACGGCCATGGCTTCATGGTCAAGGGCGGCGGCGCGGCGCTCACGCGCGAGAAGATCGTCGCGGCGCTGGCCCGGCGGTTCGTGTGCATCGTGGACGAATCGAAGCGGGTCCAAACCCTCGGGCGCTTCCCGCTGCCAGTCGAGGTGATTCCGATGGCCGCGCAGCAGATCGCACGCCGGTTCGCCGCCATGGGGGGGCAAGCCACGCTGCGCCTCAAGGACGCCCAGCCGCTCGTCACCGACAACGGCCAGCACATCCTGGATGTGCGTGGCTTGGCCATCGCCGATCCGCTGGCTTTCGAATCCGAGGTAAACCAGTGGCCTGGCGTGGTGACGGTCGGCGTGTTCGCGCACCAGAAGGCCGCGGTGTGCCTGATGGGCACGGCGCAGGGCGTGCAGACGCTGGAATACTGA
- a CDS encoding quinone-dependent dihydroorotate dehydrogenase, whose product MSLIPYALTRPLLFGMDAEAAHDLTMDMLARGQRTPLQWAWCNETVQDPIQLAGLTFPNRVGLAAGLDKNARCIDALGAMGFGFVEVGTVTPKPQPGNPKPRMFRLPERQALINRFGFNNDGLEAFLRNVQQARFRTAARQHSMLLGLNIGKNATTPIEDATRDYLTCLDGVYPHADYVTVNISSPNTQNLRALQSDAALDALLAAIAERRETLAAQQGRRVPVFVKIAPDLQDGQVAVIAATLQRHGMDGVIATNTTIGREAVKGLRHAEEAGGLSGAPVYEASNRVIAQLRAALGQGFPIIGVGGILSAEDAVGKIRAGADVVQIYTGLVYQGPALVAQAARAIQKMAGR is encoded by the coding sequence ATGTCCCTGATTCCTTACGCCCTCACTCGCCCTCTTCTCTTCGGTATGGATGCCGAGGCCGCGCACGACCTCACCATGGACATGCTGGCGCGCGGCCAGCGCACGCCGCTGCAATGGGCCTGGTGCAACGAAACCGTGCAAGACCCCATCCAGCTCGCGGGCCTGACCTTTCCGAACCGCGTGGGCCTGGCGGCAGGCCTGGACAAGAACGCCCGCTGCATCGACGCGCTGGGCGCGATGGGGTTCGGCTTCGTCGAGGTTGGCACCGTGACCCCCAAGCCCCAGCCAGGCAACCCCAAGCCGCGCATGTTCCGCCTGCCCGAACGCCAGGCACTGATCAACCGCTTTGGCTTCAACAACGACGGGCTGGAGGCCTTCCTGCGCAATGTGCAGCAAGCGCGCTTTCGCACGGCGGCGCGCCAGCATTCCATGCTGCTGGGCCTGAACATCGGCAAGAACGCCACGACACCCATCGAGGACGCCACCCGGGACTACCTGACCTGCCTGGATGGCGTGTACCCGCATGCCGACTACGTGACCGTGAACATCAGCTCGCCGAACACGCAGAACCTGCGCGCGCTGCAAAGCGACGCCGCGCTTGACGCCCTGCTTGCCGCAATCGCCGAACGGCGCGAAACCCTGGCCGCGCAGCAGGGACGGCGCGTTCCGGTGTTCGTGAAGATCGCGCCGGATCTGCAGGACGGCCAGGTGGCCGTGATCGCCGCCACGCTGCAGCGCCACGGCATGGATGGCGTGATCGCCACCAACACCACCATCGGCCGCGAGGCCGTCAAGGGCCTGCGCCACGCGGAAGAAGCCGGCGGGCTCAGCGGCGCGCCGGTCTACGAGGCCAGCAACCGCGTGATTGCCCAGCTGCGCGCAGCCCTCGGCCAGGGGTTCCCGATCATCGGGGTCGGCGGCATCCTGAGCGCGGAAGACGCCGTGGGCAAGATACGCGCTGGCGCCGACGTGGTGCAGATCTACACCGGGCTGGTGTACCAGGGGCCGGCCCTGGTGGCACAGGCGGCGCGGGCCATCCAGAAGATGGCCGGGCGCTGA
- a CDS encoding phage holin family protein translates to MNWLSLLGLDALRARWQAAVIEGAIAFDDRVALARLEWRDQKRHLLHALLLTLAVGGLTVVALLLLSLALIAQFWDTPQRMAVAWGLAIAWLLAWVAALAALLSVLRQVGQGFALTRRELGQDWQSCKERL, encoded by the coding sequence ATGAACTGGCTGTCGCTGCTGGGGCTGGATGCCTTGCGTGCGCGCTGGCAGGCCGCCGTCATCGAAGGTGCCATTGCCTTCGATGACCGCGTTGCATTGGCGCGGCTGGAGTGGCGCGATCAAAAGCGCCACCTGCTGCACGCGCTGCTGCTCACGCTGGCCGTCGGAGGGCTGACGGTGGTAGCGCTGCTGCTGCTGTCGCTGGCGCTGATTGCCCAGTTCTGGGATACGCCGCAGCGCATGGCCGTGGCCTGGGGGCTGGCCATTGCGTGGCTCCTGGCCTGGGTGGCCGCGCTCGCTGCATTGCTTTCCGTGTTGCGCCAGGTGGGCCAGGGCTTCGCGTTGACCCGGCGCGAGCTGGGGCAGGACTGGCAGAGCTGCAAGGAGCGGTTGTGA
- a CDS encoding DUF883 domain-containing protein — protein MTASVTDTVSTAQTELEKLVSDLRGLLANKDLDTIPEIKLLRQRIDDGMSTVRDSAVRAAQEAARQAKEAAQAADRYAHDEPWRVASAALAVGALVGFLLARR, from the coding sequence ATGACTGCTTCTGTTACCGATACCGTATCCACCGCGCAGACCGAACTGGAAAAGCTGGTGAGCGACCTGCGCGGCCTGCTGGCGAACAAGGACCTCGACACCATTCCCGAAATCAAGCTGCTGCGCCAGCGCATTGACGACGGCATGTCCACGGTCCGCGATTCCGCTGTGCGCGCGGCCCAGGAGGCAGCGCGCCAGGCCAAGGAGGCGGCCCAGGCCGCCGACCGCTACGCCCACGACGAACCCTGGCGTGTGGCCAGCGCTGCGCTGGCCGTGGGGGCCCTGGTGGGCTTCCTGCTGGCACGCCGTTGA
- a CDS encoding EAL domain-containing protein: MPLHPSHQPEARRALRTVLILAALLLVALLAPLSTPFGGTAGYLPLHMALETLAIAVTALVFGVVWSLRRERLPYNALLLACAFLGVGLLDFSHMLSYVGMPDFITPSSPEKAIQFWLSARLLGALALLAIALPWGTRDMPWPAWAVLSAVLALVMALHGLFFIYPQVLPRTFVPGQGLTAFKIGFEYTLIALNLIAAALLLRRMRQPRSFNASGLFAAACTMAMSEFFFTRYAGITDACNLAGHVYKVLAYALLYRAVFVEAVQRPYTLLHDSRRQLAATLDALPDLLLVMDAQGRYLEVHAARAGDLTTPAEQLHGRTVHETLPTKAADTLLAAIAQAREQGSSRGKVIELALGTEKKAWFELSVARKAAQPGEDEHFIIISRNITDRQEAEQTLRKLSLVVEQSPISLVITDLHARIEYVNAAFTRTSGYGAHEAVGQNPRILQSGKTPGSTYQAMWAQLTQGKPWQGEIINRNKAGQEYVESVLIYPVRDNEGQVTHYLAHKEDITEKKRTAARIQQLSRHDQLTGLPNRSLLHEHFRHATASRQPLAVLWIDLDNFKDVNDSLGHSMGDMLLLEMTRRLRASLQAQDILSRHAGDDFIALLPASSQHAAAAMAEELLATLSQPVQLAGQEVSCTASIGIALYPTDAEPFEALLHKAETAMYRVKEDGRNSYCFFTPAMQERSARILALGHALKQAQQRGELHLVYQPQMSLADGRIVGAEALLRWNSPQWGAVSPGEFIPIAEANGLIVAIGEWVLRSVLAQLRAWMDQGLAPVTVAVNLSAVQFNQPDLPELVGRLLEEAGVPPSCLELELTEAMAMKNPEAAAQQMRELNQRGIRLSIDDFGTGYSSLSYLKRFRIHKLKIDQSFVRDIGSDADDQAIATAIVQMAHSLGLSTIAEGVETAEQLAGLRYRGCDEIQGYYFSRPLPPAQFEQFVRAQAVASAQA, translated from the coding sequence ATGCCACTGCACCCCAGCCACCAGCCCGAAGCGCGCCGCGCGCTGCGCACGGTCCTCATCCTGGCAGCCCTGCTGCTGGTGGCCTTGCTGGCGCCCTTGTCCACGCCATTCGGCGGGACTGCCGGTTACCTGCCGCTGCACATGGCACTGGAGACCCTGGCCATCGCCGTCACCGCGCTGGTCTTTGGCGTGGTGTGGAGCCTGCGCCGCGAACGGCTGCCCTACAACGCGCTGCTGCTGGCCTGTGCCTTCCTCGGGGTGGGGTTGCTGGATTTTTCGCACATGCTTTCGTACGTGGGCATGCCGGACTTCATCACGCCAAGCTCCCCGGAGAAAGCCATCCAGTTCTGGTTAAGCGCACGGCTGCTGGGCGCCTTGGCGCTGCTGGCAATCGCCCTGCCCTGGGGCACGCGCGACATGCCATGGCCCGCCTGGGCCGTGCTGTCCGCGGTACTGGCCCTCGTGATGGCGCTGCACGGGCTGTTTTTCATCTACCCGCAGGTGCTGCCGCGCACCTTCGTGCCGGGCCAAGGACTGACGGCGTTCAAGATAGGCTTCGAGTACACGCTGATTGCCCTGAACCTGATCGCCGCCGCACTCTTGTTGCGCCGCATGCGGCAGCCGCGCAGCTTCAATGCCAGCGGCCTGTTCGCCGCGGCCTGCACGATGGCCATGAGCGAGTTCTTCTTCACGCGCTACGCCGGTATCACCGACGCCTGCAACCTCGCCGGCCACGTCTACAAGGTGCTGGCGTATGCACTCCTGTACCGCGCGGTGTTCGTCGAGGCCGTGCAGCGCCCCTACACCTTGCTGCACGATTCCCGCAGGCAACTGGCGGCAACGCTCGACGCACTTCCGGATCTCCTGCTGGTGATGGATGCGCAGGGCCGCTACCTGGAAGTGCATGCAGCCCGCGCCGGCGACCTGACCACACCCGCCGAGCAACTGCACGGGCGCACCGTGCATGAAACCCTCCCCACCAAGGCGGCCGACACCCTGCTGGCGGCCATTGCACAGGCACGCGAACAGGGGAGTTCACGCGGCAAGGTCATCGAGCTGGCACTCGGAACGGAGAAAAAGGCCTGGTTCGAGCTTTCCGTGGCGCGCAAGGCGGCCCAGCCGGGCGAGGACGAGCACTTCATCATCATCTCGCGCAACATCACGGACCGGCAGGAGGCCGAGCAGACCCTGCGCAAGCTGTCCCTGGTCGTGGAGCAGAGCCCGATTTCGCTGGTCATCACCGACCTGCATGCGCGCATCGAGTACGTCAACGCGGCCTTCACCCGCACCAGCGGCTACGGTGCGCACGAGGCGGTGGGACAGAACCCGCGCATCCTGCAGTCGGGCAAGACGCCGGGATCGACCTACCAGGCCATGTGGGCCCAGCTGACCCAGGGCAAGCCGTGGCAGGGCGAGATCATCAACCGCAACAAGGCGGGCCAGGAGTACGTCGAGTCGGTGCTGATCTACCCCGTGCGAGACAACGAGGGGCAGGTCACGCACTATCTCGCCCACAAGGAAGACATCACCGAGAAGAAGCGCACGGCCGCGCGCATCCAGCAGCTCTCGCGGCACGACCAGCTCACGGGGCTGCCCAACCGCAGCCTGCTGCACGAGCATTTCCGCCATGCCACGGCCAGCCGGCAGCCCCTGGCCGTGCTGTGGATCGACCTGGACAACTTCAAGGACGTGAACGATTCCCTGGGCCACAGCATGGGCGACATGCTGCTGCTGGAGATGACGCGCCGCCTGCGCGCCAGCCTCCAGGCCCAGGACATCCTGTCGCGCCACGCCGGGGACGATTTCATCGCCCTGCTGCCGGCCAGCAGCCAGCACGCCGCAGCCGCGATGGCCGAAGAGCTGCTCGCCACCCTGTCCCAGCCGGTGCAACTGGCGGGGCAGGAGGTCTCGTGTACGGCCTCCATCGGCATCGCGCTCTACCCCACCGACGCCGAACCATTCGAGGCCCTGCTGCACAAGGCGGAAACCGCCATGTACCGCGTGAAGGAGGATGGCCGCAACAGCTACTGCTTCTTCACCCCCGCCATGCAGGAACGCTCGGCGCGCATCCTGGCGCTGGGCCACGCGCTCAAGCAGGCGCAGCAGCGCGGCGAGTTGCACCTGGTGTACCAGCCGCAGATGTCGCTGGCGGACGGCCGCATCGTCGGCGCCGAAGCGCTGCTGCGCTGGAACTCGCCGCAGTGGGGCGCCGTCTCGCCTGGGGAATTCATACCCATCGCCGAGGCCAACGGGCTCATCGTCGCCATCGGCGAATGGGTGCTGCGCAGCGTGCTGGCGCAGCTGCGCGCCTGGATGGACCAGGGCCTGGCGCCGGTCACGGTGGCCGTCAACCTCTCGGCGGTGCAGTTCAACCAGCCCGACCTGCCCGAGCTCGTGGGCCGCCTGCTCGAAGAAGCGGGCGTGCCGCCCTCCTGCCTGGAGCTGGAACTGACCGAAGCCATGGCCATGAAGAACCCCGAAGCGGCGGCGCAGCAGATGCGGGAACTCAACCAGCGCGGCATCCGGCTGTCGATCGACGATTTCGGCACGGGCTATTCGTCGCTGAGCTACCTGAAACGCTTTCGCATCCACAAGCTCAAGATCGACCAGTCGTTCGTGCGCGACATCGGCAGCGATGCCGACGACCAGGCGATCGCGACCGCCATCGTGCAGATGGCGCACAGCCTGGGCCTGTCCACCATCGCCGAAGGCGTGGAGACGGCCGAGCAGCTGGCCGGCCTGCGCTACCGCGGCTGCGACGAAATCCAGGGCTACTACTTCAGCCGCCCGCTGCCGCCGGCGCAGTTCGAGCAGTTCGTACGCG